From the genome of Nocardia mangyaensis:
GCTGGGACCCGCACCTGGTACCGCTTGGTCCGCACTCGGCGCGAGGGTGTGATCTGCGCCCCGTAAAGTCGTGTGCGGAACTACGCAAGAAGTCGTGGCACACCTGGTGAGCCGCGCAAGGAGCACAAGTGTCACTCGATCAGCCACTGGCCCCGCTTCCCCAGGAGGGCACGGGTTTCGCCACGGCGTGGCCCGTCCGGGCTGGCGACGTGGATCCGTATCAACGGCTGCGCTTCGATGCCGTGGCGCGCTACCTGCAAGACATCGCCTGGGACGAACTGCACCAGACCGCGCTGCACCGCAGCGACCCCACCTGGATCGTGCGCCGCACCGTCATCGACGTGATCCGTCCGGTCGTCTGGCCCGACCAGGTGCACCTGACCCGCTGGTGCTCGAGCATGTCCACCCGCTGGACGAACATGCGGGTGCGGATCACCAGCGAGGGCGGCGGGCTGATCGAGACCGAGGGCTTCTGGATCAACCTCAGCGAGTCGAGCAACCTGCCGTCCCGGATCAGCGACGAGGGCCTTGCCTACCTGGCCCGATCGACCGAGGAGCACCGGCTGCGCTGGCGGCCCTATCTCACCGATCCGGCCCCGCGCGAATCCGACACCGACCTGCCGTTCCCGGTCCGCGCGACCGACATCGACCAGTTCAACCACGTCAACAACACCTGCTACTGGCAGGCGGTCGAGCAGTATCTGGTCGACTTCCCGAAGCTGGTCGCCGGACCGCACCGCGCGGTGATCGAGTACGTCGCGCCGGTACTGGCCCGCGAGCACATCACCGTGCGCGCCCGCTACGAGCCCGGCGACCCGACCGGCCACCCGGTACTGCGACTGTGGTTCGTGGTCGGCGGAATCACCACGACCGTCGTGCGGATCATGCCGCTGCCGGAATAGCCCCGGCCCCGCGCGGGCCGGGGCCTGCGGCTACCCCTTCGCGGCTTTGAGCAGGTCGGCGCGGGTGGCGAACTTGACCCGTGGCCTGCCCGCCGCCTTGCCCGCGGTCTTCTCGGCTTGGTCGATCGTCTTCCAGCCCTTGCGGTCGACCAGATCGGGCTGACGCTGCGCGAGCAGTGCCTGCAGCGCGGCCCGGTCACCGCTGGGCGCGGCGAGTTTGCCCGCGATGAAGTCGGCGATCACCGCCTCCACGGTCTCCTCGGCATCGACCCGGTTGGAGCCGATCACCCCGCGCGGGCCACGCTTGATCCAGCCCGAGACGTACACGCCCGGCACCGGCTCGGTCGCGTCGATGACCCGGCCGTGCTCGCTGGGCACCGTGCCGCGCCGCTCGTCGAAGGGCAGGCCGGCGACGGGGACACCGCGGTAACCGATCGAGCGCAGCACCAGCCCGGTGTCGAGGGTCTCGGTGCGGTCGGTGGCGGTAGCCACCAATTGCCCGTTCTCCTCGGTCAATTCGTTGTGCGCGAACTCGAGCGCGGTGGCGCGATCGGTGCCGTGCACCACGGTGGGCGTGGCCAGGTAGCGGAAGATGATGCGCTTGTTGGCCGGATCGCGCGGCGCGGTCGAGTACTCCTGCGCGAGCTGGTACTTCAGGCGCAGCGCGGGCTCGGTGTCCGGGTCGTCGAAGACGGCGCGACTGTGCGGATCGAGGTCGAGGTCGGCCGGATCGACGATCACGTCGACGCCCTTCAGGTGCGTCAGCGCCAGGAACTCCGGCGAGGAGTAGGCCGCCTGCAGCGGACCACGCCTGCCGAGGACAACGACCTCGCGGATACTGCTGCGCCGCAGGGCGTCGAGCGCGTGGTCGGCGATGTCGGTCTTGGCGAGTTCGTCCGGGTCGAGGGTGAGCACGCGGGCGACATCGAGCGCCACATTGCCGTTGCCGACGATCACCGCGCGCTCGCCGGACAGGTCGAACTCGCGGTCGGCGAAGTCGGGGTGCCCGTTGTACCAGGCGACGAACTCGGTGGCCGAATGGCTGCCCGGCAGGTCCTCGCCGGGCACGCCGAGCCTGCGGTCGGCGGAGGCGCCGACGGCGTAGATCACCGCGTGGTGGTGGTCGAGCAGTTCCTGGTGCTCGATGTGCTCGCCCACCTCGACGTTCAGGTAGTACTGCAGAGTGTCGCGGCGGAACGCGGAGTCGAACATGTTCGCCACGCCCTTGGTGCCCGCGTGATCAGGGGCGACGCCCGCGCGGATCAGGCCCCACGGGGTCGGCAGCCGGTCGAACATCTCGACCTCGACGTCGCTGCGCCGGAGCAGTTCGTCGGCGGCGTAGCAGGCCGCCGGACCGGCGCCGACGATCGCGACGCGCAGAGTGCCCAGGGTCTTGGGTGGGCGCGTCGGGGTGGCCAGCGGGTCGAAGTTGGACTCCAGCGGGTGGCGCTGGAAGTAGGCGGCGTTGATCTCGCGATACCTGGCCAGCGAGGCGAGCAGATCGTCCTCGGGGAAGATGGCGTCCACCGGACAGGCGTCGACACAGGCTCCGCAGTCGATACAGGTGTCGGGGTCGATGTACAGCATCTCGGCCGTGGCGAATTCCGGCTGATCCGGAGTCGGACGGATGCAGTCGACTGGACACTCGGTGACGCAGCTGGCGTCGTTACAACAACGCTGCGTGATGACGTAGGCCATAGGTGCAGATCCTCGAAATATGTGGTCGGTGGCTCGAGACGTGCACCGCAGCGGGCCCGCGGCGGGTAGGCCACGAACACATCCAAGGTGACGTAGCTTTCAGTGTGCCTCGAGTGTGACCGCAACCTCACCTGCGCCCGGGATTACGGTGTTCTCATGGCGACGACCCTGATCCTGATGCGGCACGGAAAATCGGCTTACCCCGACGGCGTGGACGATCACGCCCGCCCGCTGGCCCCGCGCGGCGAGCGCGAAGCCGGCCTGGCCGGGGACTGGTTGCGCGCGGTGATGCCGCCGATCGACGCCGTGCGCTGCTCGACCGCCCAGCGCACCAGACAGACCCTCGCCGCCACCGGCATCTCCGCACCGGTGGACTACACCGACGACATCTACGAGGCGAACCCGCATACGCTGATCGAGCTGTTCCAGCTCACCGACGACGCGATCGACACCCTGCTCGTCGTCGGCCATGTGCCCGGAATCCCCTGGACCGCCTGGGAACTGGCCGCCAATCGAGAATCCGACCAGGCGACCGAGCTGAGCCGCAAGTTCCCCACCTCGGCGCTGGCCGTGCTCGAATTCAACCGGCCTTGGGCACAGCTCGGCCCCGGGATGGGCGAACTCACGCGCTTCCACGTTCCGCGCTGAACCGCGCGGAGGCGGCCTACTTGAGTAGTTTGCCGCCGACGACGATGCCGACCCCCAACAGCGCGAGCAGCAGGAAGGCGACGAATCCGTTCGTCAGCCACCACACCACCGCGAGTACGAGTACCACCGGAGCCACCGCGATCGCGGTGATCACGGGACTTTCCTTGACCGTTTCCCACGCCGAGCGGGCCCTGATGCGGTCGATGTCCTTACCAGCCATGTGATCCACACTACGTTTCTGTCGGTCCACAGTGCCATGCTGTTGGGCATGGATTGGAAAATCGAACTCGTTGCCATCCCGGTCACCGACGTCGATCGGGCCAAGGATTTCTACACCAGTATCGGCTTCAACGCCGATCACGACCACACCCCGAGCCCTGAGATCCGGTTCGTGCAGCTCACCCCGCCGGGCTCAGGGTGTTCGATCTGTATCGGCCGCGGCATCACCCAGGCCGCGCCGGGCAGCGTCGAGGGCATGCAGATCGTTGTCCCGAGTGCCCAGAAGGCCTATGAACAGCTCGTCGCCGCCGGGGTGGAGGCCACGCCGGTGCAGGAGATGGGCTGGGGCCTGTTCACCTTCTTCAAAGACC
Proteins encoded in this window:
- a CDS encoding acyl-[acyl-carrier-protein] thioesterase, yielding MSLDQPLAPLPQEGTGFATAWPVRAGDVDPYQRLRFDAVARYLQDIAWDELHQTALHRSDPTWIVRRTVIDVIRPVVWPDQVHLTRWCSSMSTRWTNMRVRITSEGGGLIETEGFWINLSESSNLPSRISDEGLAYLARSTEEHRLRWRPYLTDPAPRESDTDLPFPVRATDIDQFNHVNNTCYWQAVEQYLVDFPKLVAGPHRAVIEYVAPVLAREHITVRARYEPGDPTGHPVLRLWFVVGGITTTVVRIMPLPE
- a CDS encoding FAD-dependent oxidoreductase, which produces MAYVITQRCCNDASCVTECPVDCIRPTPDQPEFATAEMLYIDPDTCIDCGACVDACPVDAIFPEDDLLASLARYREINAAYFQRHPLESNFDPLATPTRPPKTLGTLRVAIVGAGPAACYAADELLRRSDVEVEMFDRLPTPWGLIRAGVAPDHAGTKGVANMFDSAFRRDTLQYYLNVEVGEHIEHQELLDHHHAVIYAVGASADRRLGVPGEDLPGSHSATEFVAWYNGHPDFADREFDLSGERAVIVGNGNVALDVARVLTLDPDELAKTDIADHALDALRRSSIREVVVLGRRGPLQAAYSSPEFLALTHLKGVDVIVDPADLDLDPHSRAVFDDPDTEPALRLKYQLAQEYSTAPRDPANKRIIFRYLATPTVVHGTDRATALEFAHNELTEENGQLVATATDRTETLDTGLVLRSIGYRGVPVAGLPFDERRGTVPSEHGRVIDATEPVPGVYVSGWIKRGPRGVIGSNRVDAEETVEAVIADFIAGKLAAPSGDRAALQALLAQRQPDLVDRKGWKTIDQAEKTAGKAAGRPRVKFATRADLLKAAKG
- a CDS encoding SixA phosphatase family protein codes for the protein MATTLILMRHGKSAYPDGVDDHARPLAPRGEREAGLAGDWLRAVMPPIDAVRCSTAQRTRQTLAATGISAPVDYTDDIYEANPHTLIELFQLTDDAIDTLLVVGHVPGIPWTAWELAANRESDQATELSRKFPTSALAVLEFNRPWAQLGPGMGELTRFHVPR
- a CDS encoding VOC family protein, yielding MDWKIELVAIPVTDVDRAKDFYTSIGFNADHDHTPSPEIRFVQLTPPGSGCSICIGRGITQAAPGSVEGMQIVVPSAQKAYEQLVAAGVEATPVQEMGWGLFTFFKDPDGNQWAVQELPNYS